The DNA segment TCGCCGCCGGGACCGTGGCGGGGCACATCCTGGAGTGCGGCGCCCAGAGCACCGGCGGGAACTTCAGCCGGTGGTGGGAGGTCCCCGACCTGTGGAACGTGGGCTATCCCATCGCGGAGGTCTCCGGGGACGGCACCTTCGTCGTCACCAAGCAGCCGGACACCGGCGGGCTGGTGACGGTGGACACCGTGAGCGAGCAGCTGGTCTACGAGATGGGCGATCCGCAGAACTACATCACGCCCGACGTGGTGGCGGACTTCACGTCGATCCGCCTGGCGCAGGCGGGTCCCGACCGCGTGCGCGTCAGCGGCGTGAAGGGCCGGCCGAAGACGCCCTTCCTCAAGGTGAGCGGCGCCTACCTCAAGGGCTACAAGGCCACGGGCCAGCTGGTCCTGTCCGGTCCCCGCGCCCTGGAGAAGGCCCAGCTCTGCGCGGACCTCGTGTGGAAGCGCCTCCGCGCCGCGGGCTTCGAATTCGAGCATACGGACGCGGAATTCCTGGGCGCCAGCACCGTCCACGCGGGCATCGCGCCCGCCCCGGAGGATCCCGCCGAAATCGTGCTCCGCCTCAGCGTGAAGGATCCGGACCGGACGAAGGTGGAGCGGTTCGGGCGGGAGATCGCCCCGCTGGTCACGTCGGGTCCCGCCGGGGTGACGGGCTTCGCCGGCGGACGGCCCAAGGCCCAGGAGATCGTGGCCTACTGGCCCGCGCTCCTGCCGCGGGAGCTGGTGACGTGGCAGGTGAGCGTCGAGGAAGCCTGAGCCTCAACCGGCACGGCGCGCGCCGGGTCCTTCTCCCTGCCGGCCCTTGCGCCCGGCTTGCCCGCCGCGCACCCTTGGTCCGAGCCCCGGAGCTCCCATGCGCCGTTCCGTCCTTTCCACCCTCGCCGTCCTCGCCCTGCTGGGCTGCTCCGGTTCCCACCACCACTACGGCGCGTCGGGCCACTACCTGGTGAACGCCATCGCCGTGGCGGACGTCGACGCCAACGGGCTGCCCGACATCCTGGGCGGCGTGTCGACGGACTGGAACGGGGCGGAAACCCAGGGCTACGTCTCCGTGCGTCTCCAGAGCGCCGCGGGCGCCTTCGTCCTGCCCACCCGCTTCGGCGTGGGCGCCGGTCCCGCCAACGTGACCGTGGCCGACCTCAACGGCGATGGGCGCCCCGATCTCATCGTGGCCAACGCGGCGGACCGGACCGTGAGCGTGCGGCTGGCCGACGCCGCCCATCCCGGCTCCTTCCTCGCGGCGACGGTCCTGGCGACGCCCGGACGCACGCCCCTGGACGTGGCGGTGGGCGACCTGAACGGCGACGGGCGGCCCGACCTCGTGGTCGCCGCCAGCGGCGCCAACAGCGCCCTGGTCTTCACCCAGACGGCGGCCGGCGGGTTCGATCCCCCCGTGGCCTACGCGGTGGGAGGCGATCCCCAGGCCGTCACCGTCGCGGATCTGGACGGAAACGGCCGGGCCGACGTGGCGGTGGCCACCAGCGCCAACACCGTGTCCGTCCTGCTCCAGACGGCGGCGGGGGTCTTCGCCTCCGCCGCCGACTATCCCACCGGCATCCAGCCGGTGGCCATCCGGGCGGCAGACCTCAACGGCGACGGGAAACTGGACCTCCTCACGGCCAACTACGGCGCCGCGGTGAGCCCCGGCACGCAGGGCCTCAGCGTCCTCATCCAGGGCGCCGCCGGAACGTTCCAGGCGCCCGTCCACTACGTCACCGACTACCGCGCCGCGGCTTTGGCCGTGGGCGACCTCAACGGCGACGGGAAGCCCGACGTGGTGGTGGCCTGCGCGGGCCTACCCGGCTTCCCCGGCGCCGTCGCGGTCTTCCTCCAGAGCTCCACCACGCCCGGCGCCCTGGGCACGGCGGGGCTCTCTTCCGGCCTCTGGGGGCCCCTGGGCGTGGCCCTGGGGGACATGGACGGCGACGGCCTGCCGGACGTGGTGGTGGCGGACGGCGACATCACCGTGCGCTACAACCGCGCCAGCGCGCCGGGCACGTTCGGGCCTCCGAACCTCTTCTACAACTGACGCGAAAAGGCCCCGGAAATCCGGGGCCTTTTTCGAGGGAAGCTCCGCTCAGCCGAGGCTGACGTTGATCTTGCGAGGCCGGACCTCGGGGCGCTTGGGCACCATCAGGGTCAGGACGCCGTTCCTCAATTCGGCCACCACCTTCTCGCCCTCCACGTCCTCGGGGAGGGTGAAGGTCCGGCTGAAGCGGCCATGGGTGCGCTCCGCCAGGTGCAGGCGCTCGCCTTCCTGCAGCGCGCCTTCCTCGCGCTTGCCGGCGATGGTCAGGCGGGTGCCCTCGACGCTGATCTCCAGGTCGGTCTCGACGATGCCCGGGAGATCCACCTTGAACTGGTAGGCGTCGGCGCTCTCCTTCACGTCGAAGCTGGGCATGAACGCGCCGGCCGGGGCGGCGAGCTCGTAGTCGCGGAGGGGGTCCCACCGGAGCAGGCCGCGCATGAGGCGGAAGGGTTCGAGGGAGGCGGCGGTGGCGGGGTGGGAAAGGCGGGTGCGAAGTAGGGTCATGGAATCCTCCAGGAAATGGGATTTGAGTCAGTCCGTAGATGAATTCAAATCCGAATGAAATATTAGTCCATACCAATCACATGTCAACTATCGGAAATTTTGAGATGAATGTCCTGCTTTGTGCAACCAAGAATCAATACTTCTCCGCGCCCGACGATGGGATCGGAAGACTTGGTACAGGTGCGCATGCTCCCTAAATCCTTCCGACTCCGCTCCCTTTCCGCCAAGGTGCTCGCCTTGGCCCTCCTACCCGTGGGGTTGTTTCTCCTCTTCTTCGCCTTCTACGTCCTGCCGACCCTGAGGCAGGCCGTCCTCTCGACAAAAAAAGAAGGGGTGCAGCAGGTGGTGGATCTGGGGGTGGCCCTGCTCCAAGAGCAGGAGGCCCAGGTGCGCGCCGGCAACCTGAGCGTGGAGACCGCCCAGATCCGGGGGCGGGAAATCCTGGAAGGCCTGAGGTACAGCGGCACCAACTACCTGTGGATCCAGTCCGCCGGCCCCCGGATCGTGGGGCACGGCACCCGCAAGGACTGGGACGGGAAGCTGACGGATGACCTGGGCGATCCCGCCATCGCCAAGCTGTTCCGCGATTTCGACCGCGTGGCCGCGGCCACCGGCGGCGGATTCCACGAGTACACCTTCTCCAAGCCGGGTGCTTCCGGGACCTTCCCCAAGGTGAGCTATGTCCGCACGTTCGCTCCTTGGGGCTGGACGGTGGGCTCCGGCGTCTACGTGGACGACGTGGACCGCCAGGTCCGCGACATCGCCTTCGCCCTGCTGGCGGGGATCGCGGTCATCTCGGTCCTGATCTTCTTCCTGGCCCGGGTGTTCTCCCGCCGGATGGTCCATCCCCTCCAGCAATTGGTGGATGGCCTCCGGAACAGCGACCTCTCCCGCGAGATCCCCATTTCCACCGAGGACGAGATCGGCGCCGCCGCCCGGGCCTTCAATGACTACAACGGCGGGATGCGCGGCACGGTGCTGGACGTCTCCCAGTTCGCCGAGCGCGTGGCCTCGGGCAGCACGGAATTGGCCGCCTCCGCCGACCAGATGTCCCATGCCGTGGCGGAGATCGCCCGGGTGAGCGAGGACCTCAAGATCGCCGGGGAGCGCGTCTCCGACGCCCTCCGCAGCCTGGGCTCCAGCGCCGGGATGGTGGCCTCCCGCACCCGCGAGACCGAAGCCCGCAGCGAGGACGCCGTCCAGGAGACGGACCGCAGCGCCGAAGCCGGCCAGGGCGCCGCCCACGGGATGGCCGACATCCAGCTCGTCACCGGCCAGATCGTCGCCGCCGTCACCGTCATCCAGGAAATCGCCCGCCAGACCAACCTCCTGTCGCTCAATGCCGCCATCGAGGCCGCCAAGGCCGGGAGCATGGGCAAGGGCTTCGCGGTGGTAGCCGAGGAAGTCCGCAAGCTGGCGGAGCGCTCCGGCACCGCGGCCCGCGAGATCGAGAGCCTGATCCAGCGCACCCAGGACGTGGTCGCCGAGGGCGCCCGCAGCGTAGACACCACCCTCGCCAGCCTCCAGGCCATCCGCGACCGCATCGGCGGAATGGCCGAGAGCGTCCGCGACATCGGCGGCCTCTCCCGCCAGCAGGCGGACACCGGCCGCGAGGTGGCGGACATGATGGCCCAGACGAGCCTCCGGCTCACCCAGAACGCCTCGGCCACCCACCAGCTCGCCTCCACCGTCGTCGAGATCGCCCGCACGTCCGAGGAGCTGTCCCGGGTGGCGGAAGGCATGCGGTCCGTGGTGGGGGGATTCAGGCTGTAGGAGGGGAGAGTTACACTCGGCGCCGGGAGAACCTTCCATGCGCCGCCCCCTGCTCGTTCTAGGCCTCGCCGCCGGCGTCCTCGCCGGCTGGTGCGGCCACGCCCTGGTCCCCAATCCCGCCAAGCCGCGCCCCATCGAATCCCGCGGACCG comes from the Geothrix sp. 21YS21S-4 genome and includes:
- a CDS encoding acyclic terpene utilization AtuA family protein, with product MSKLVRIANGQGFWGDSIDAPVRLVEAGGIDYLTLDYLAEVTLSIMQKQRRKDPNLGYATDFVDLMRRALPQIKATGVRVVANAGGVNPEACRAAVLAVAKELGVRGLKVATVTGDDVLARLPEFQAQGLKLANMDTGEGLFDAPRRILSANVYLQTQAMVEALDTGADIVLTGRCTDPGLTLAPLIHEFKWAAHDWDRLAAGTVAGHILECGAQSTGGNFSRWWEVPDLWNVGYPIAEVSGDGTFVVTKQPDTGGLVTVDTVSEQLVYEMGDPQNYITPDVVADFTSIRLAQAGPDRVRVSGVKGRPKTPFLKVSGAYLKGYKATGQLVLSGPRALEKAQLCADLVWKRLRAAGFEFEHTDAEFLGASTVHAGIAPAPEDPAEIVLRLSVKDPDRTKVERFGREIAPLVTSGPAGVTGFAGGRPKAQEIVAYWPALLPRELVTWQVSVEEA
- a CDS encoding VCBS repeat-containing protein, translated to MRRSVLSTLAVLALLGCSGSHHHYGASGHYLVNAIAVADVDANGLPDILGGVSTDWNGAETQGYVSVRLQSAAGAFVLPTRFGVGAGPANVTVADLNGDGRPDLIVANAADRTVSVRLADAAHPGSFLAATVLATPGRTPLDVAVGDLNGDGRPDLVVAASGANSALVFTQTAAGGFDPPVAYAVGGDPQAVTVADLDGNGRADVAVATSANTVSVLLQTAAGVFASAADYPTGIQPVAIRAADLNGDGKLDLLTANYGAAVSPGTQGLSVLIQGAAGTFQAPVHYVTDYRAAALAVGDLNGDGKPDVVVACAGLPGFPGAVAVFLQSSTTPGALGTAGLSSGLWGPLGVALGDMDGDGLPDVVVADGDITVRYNRASAPGTFGPPNLFYN
- a CDS encoding Hsp20/alpha crystallin family protein, translated to MTLLRTRLSHPATAASLEPFRLMRGLLRWDPLRDYELAAPAGAFMPSFDVKESADAYQFKVDLPGIVETDLEISVEGTRLTIAGKREEGALQEGERLHLAERTHGRFSRTFTLPEDVEGEKVVAELRNGVLTLMVPKRPEVRPRKINVSLG
- a CDS encoding methyl-accepting chemotaxis protein, with product MLPKSFRLRSLSAKVLALALLPVGLFLLFFAFYVLPTLRQAVLSTKKEGVQQVVDLGVALLQEQEAQVRAGNLSVETAQIRGREILEGLRYSGTNYLWIQSAGPRIVGHGTRKDWDGKLTDDLGDPAIAKLFRDFDRVAAATGGGFHEYTFSKPGASGTFPKVSYVRTFAPWGWTVGSGVYVDDVDRQVRDIAFALLAGIAVISVLIFFLARVFSRRMVHPLQQLVDGLRNSDLSREIPISTEDEIGAAARAFNDYNGGMRGTVLDVSQFAERVASGSTELAASADQMSHAVAEIARVSEDLKIAGERVSDALRSLGSSAGMVASRTRETEARSEDAVQETDRSAEAGQGAAHGMADIQLVTGQIVAAVTVIQEIARQTNLLSLNAAIEAAKAGSMGKGFAVVAEEVRKLAERSGTAAREIESLIQRTQDVVAEGARSVDTTLASLQAIRDRIGGMAESVRDIGGLSRQQADTGREVADMMAQTSLRLTQNASATHQLASTVVEIARTSEELSRVAEGMRSVVGGFRL